In bacterium, one DNA window encodes the following:
- a CDS encoding zinc-binding protein, whose translation MYQDKPINCRDCGQEFIFTAGEQEFYAAKGFGNEPTRCKVCRDSRKGAKPRRGDDTRPRRQTFPAVCDECGVSTEVPFQPSQDKPVYCKECFNRRRG comes from the coding sequence ATGTATCAGGACAAGCCAATCAACTGCAGGGATTGTGGACAGGAATTCATTTTCACGGCCGGCGAACAGGAGTTCTACGCCGCGAAGGGCTTCGGCAATGAGCCGACCAGATGCAAGGTTTGCAGGGATTCGCGCAAGGGCGCAAAACCCCGCCGTGGCGACGACACCCGTCCCCGCAGACAGACCTTCCCCGCGGTATGCGACGAATGCGGCGTATCCACGGAGGTTCCGTTCCAGCCCAGCCAGGATAAACCGGTTTACTGCAAGGAATGCTTTAACCGCCGCCGCGGCTAA
- a CDS encoding 4-oxalocrotonate tautomerase produces the protein MPIITVEGPAIGDLSVKRFLAEGLTEVAAKAYGMPKDKIIIQIRESMPENVAVGGQLICDR, from the coding sequence ATGCCCATAATAACCGTGGAAGGACCGGCTATAGGAGATCTGTCGGTAAAGAGATTCCTCGCCGAAGGGCTGACGGAGGTGGCTGCTAAAGCCTATGGAATGCCCAAGGATAAGATAATCATTCAGATCAGGGAGAGCATGCCCGAAAACGTTGCCGTAGGAGGCCAACTTATCTGCGACAGATAG